Sequence from the Pyxidicoccus trucidator genome:
ATGGAAAGAAGGTCCTCTTCGACAACGACAACTTCACTCTCGGACCCAGGGACCGTGTAGGTCTGGTGGGCGCCAATGGGACGGGCAAGAGCTCGTTGATGAAGATCCTGGCCGGGGTGAGTCAGCCCGACTCCGGGACGGTGCAGTACGCCCGGAAGGCCCGGGCGGGCTACCTGCCCCAGGAAATCGCCGGCTTGCCCGAGGGGACGGTGGTGGAGGCGGTGCTGAGCACCGTGCCCGGCCGCGACACCATGGAGGCCCGGCTGCGGGAGACCGAGGCGGCGCTTGCCGAGGCCACCGACGAGGACGACCAGCTGGAGCTGTCCCAGTCCCTGGCGGACCTGCACGCGGAGCTGGACGACTTCGAGAACCGCTACGGCAAGCACCACGCCGAGCGCATCCTCAAGGGCCTGGGCTTCCGGGACGCGGACCTGCTCAAGCCCACCTCGGCGCTGTCCGGCGGCTGGCGCATGCGCGCGGCGCTGGCCGGGCTGCTCCTCCAGGACCCGGACCTGCTCCTGCTGGACGAGCCCACCAACCACCTGGACGTGCCCACGCTCACGTGGTTCGACGACTTCATGCGCCGCTCCAACAAGGCGCTGGTCCTCATCTCCCACGACAAGGACTTCCTCAACCGGCAGATCAACCGGGTGGTGTCCCTGGAGCTGGAGGGCGTGCGCGAGTACGCCGGCAACTACGACGACTACAAGCGCCTGCGCGCGGAGGAGAAGGAGCTGCTCAGGGCCCGCGCTGAGAAGGTCGAGGCCCGCCGCGCGGAGCTGCAGGGCTTCATCGACCGGTTCGGCGCCAAGGCCACCAAGGCGCGGCAGGCGCAGAGCCGCGCGAAGATGCTGGAGAAGATGGAGAAGGTGCAGGTCCTCGAGGAGCGGACCACCATGCACTTCCGCTTCCCGGAGGTGGAGCGGAGCGGGCGTGACGTGGTGACGCTGGAGGACATCACCAAGCGGTACGGCGCGCAGACGGTGTACGACGGCCTCTCCGCGCGACTGGAGCGCGGGCAGCGCATCGCCGTGGTGGGCGCCAACGGCGCGGGCAAGACGACGCTGCTGAAGATGGTCGCGGGCGAGCTGGTGCCGGACACGGGCAAGGTGACGCTCGGGCACAACGTGGTGGTGGGCTATTACGCGCAGCACCACGCGGACAAGCTGGACCGGCAGAACACCATCATCGAAGAGGTGCGGCCGCTCGCGGCGGACAAGCCGGAGAGCTACGTGCGCGGCGTGCTGGGCGCCTTCCTCTTCAGCGGCGACGACGTGACGAAGCCCATCGGCGTGCTCAGCGGCGGTGAGCGCGCGCGCGTGGCGCTGGCCAAGCTGCTGCTGGTGCCCTCCAACTTCCTGTTGATGGACGAGCCCACCAACCACCTGGACCTGGACTCGTCCGAGATGCTGATTGAGGCGCTGAAGAGCTACACGGGCACGCTGCTCTTCGTCAGCCACAACCGCAGCTTCATCAACAACCTGTGCACGCACGTGTGGGAAGTGGCGGGCGGGAAGCTGACGCCGCACCCGGGCAACCTGGACGACTACCTGTACCACCAGCAGCAGCTCCGTCAGGCGGCGGATGCCGCGGCGGCAGCGGCGGGCCTGGCCCGGGGCGACAAGCCGTCCTCGGGGCCGGTGACGGAGAAGGACCGCAAGCGGATGGAGGCCGAGGCGCGCCAGCGCCGCAGCGTGGTGGAAGGCCCCCTCAAGAAGGAGATCGCGAAGCTGGAGGAGCGCATCGCCGCGATTGAAGCCGAGCAGAAGGCGCGTGAGGCGCAGCTCGCGGACCCCGCCCTCTACAACGACTTCGCGCGCGCCAAGCCGCTGATGGACA
This genomic interval carries:
- a CDS encoding ABC-F family ATP-binding cassette domain-containing protein, yielding MSLVIAQDLCLSYGKKVLFDNDNFTLGPRDRVGLVGANGTGKSSLMKILAGVSQPDSGTVQYARKARAGYLPQEIAGLPEGTVVEAVLSTVPGRDTMEARLRETEAALAEATDEDDQLELSQSLADLHAELDDFENRYGKHHAERILKGLGFRDADLLKPTSALSGGWRMRAALAGLLLQDPDLLLLDEPTNHLDVPTLTWFDDFMRRSNKALVLISHDKDFLNRQINRVVSLELEGVREYAGNYDDYKRLRAEEKELLRARAEKVEARRAELQGFIDRFGAKATKARQAQSRAKMLEKMEKVQVLEERTTMHFRFPEVERSGRDVVTLEDITKRYGAQTVYDGLSARLERGQRIAVVGANGAGKTTLLKMVAGELVPDTGKVTLGHNVVVGYYAQHHADKLDRQNTIIEEVRPLAADKPESYVRGVLGAFLFSGDDVTKPIGVLSGGERARVALAKLLLVPSNFLLMDEPTNHLDLDSSEMLIEALKSYTGTLLFVSHNRSFINNLCTHVWEVAGGKLTPHPGNLDDYLYHQQQLRQAADAAAAAAGLARGDKPSSGPVTEKDRKRMEAEARQRRSVVEGPLKKEIAKLEERIAAIEAEQKAREAQLADPALYNDFARAKPLMDTHRAGKEELESLYSRWEAAQEKLAEASASLG